A portion of the Krasilnikovia cinnamomea genome contains these proteins:
- a CDS encoding transporter substrate-binding domain-containing protein, protein MALGETGTKYLQRAFWLSLTVAGILFGIRFHLTSSDGGGILTWLVPVVTAVVGFLLGNPIRTDGVSQRRLIVNGSLCLLAIIGMGTLAVLAPWRTQTDDDPQRYLGRPLRIGVTTGSLDGWSRGGSSNGFDSALADFIAARFHTTWEAVPVFGHDRVQMLEQGEVDLIIATFTINEPRAQRVDMAGPYFIDTTGVWMNAAKAGVPPDEAKLCQAEGTTGVGAAGQFRRQYLGRKFAIVDTEQTTVECIDKLRRRDDKTTFVATDWSILRAADTNLNILDGNDYLPRDVDVRGYVLDPGPPPGGDPLRSSDLQRYGVALRNNHPRVCAALTDVINEFLARDDGFAAAYDQNLQAILGAVQGDWHNPRRADAPGTPNSYSCM, encoded by the coding sequence GTGGCTTTAGGTGAAACGGGGACGAAGTATCTACAGAGGGCCTTCTGGCTGTCACTCACCGTCGCGGGGATCCTGTTCGGGATCCGGTTCCACCTCACCTCCTCCGACGGCGGCGGCATCCTGACCTGGCTGGTCCCGGTGGTGACGGCGGTCGTGGGCTTCCTGCTGGGCAATCCGATCCGTACGGACGGCGTCTCGCAGCGCAGGCTCATCGTCAACGGGAGCCTCTGCCTGCTGGCGATCATCGGCATGGGGACGCTGGCGGTTCTGGCGCCGTGGCGCACGCAAACGGACGACGACCCGCAGCGGTATCTCGGCAGGCCGTTGCGGATCGGCGTCACGACGGGATCCCTCGACGGCTGGAGCCGGGGCGGGTCGAGCAACGGCTTCGACAGCGCGCTCGCGGACTTCATCGCCGCGAGGTTCCACACCACGTGGGAGGCCGTGCCGGTCTTCGGTCACGACCGGGTGCAGATGCTGGAGCAGGGTGAGGTCGACCTGATCATCGCGACGTTCACGATCAACGAGCCCCGCGCGCAGCGGGTGGACATGGCCGGGCCGTACTTCATCGACACGACCGGGGTGTGGATGAACGCCGCGAAGGCCGGCGTGCCCCCGGACGAGGCCAAGCTGTGCCAGGCGGAGGGAACCACCGGTGTCGGCGCGGCGGGCCAGTTCCGCCGGCAGTACCTGGGGCGCAAGTTCGCGATCGTGGACACCGAGCAGACCACGGTCGAGTGCATCGACAAGCTCCGCCGCAGGGACGACAAGACGACCTTCGTCGCCACCGACTGGAGCATCCTGCGTGCCGCCGACACCAACCTGAACATCCTCGACGGGAACGACTACCTGCCGCGCGACGTCGACGTGCGCGGCTACGTCCTCGACCCGGGGCCGCCGCCGGGCGGAGACCCGCTGCGCAGCAGCGACCTGCAGCGCTACGGGGTCGCCCTGCGCAACAACCATCCCCGGGTCTGCGCGGCCCTGACCGACGTCATCAACGAGTTCCTCGCCCGTGACGACGGTTTCGCCGCCGCCTACGACCAGAACCTCCAGGCGATCCTCGGTGCCGTTCAGGGTGACTGGCACAATCCCCGCCGCGCCGACGCACCGGGGACACCGAACTCCTACTCCTGCATGTAG
- a CDS encoding DUF4331 domain-containing protein, with protein MKLVPTGRRGLMAAAAIGVSAACVAALAPVQSIASSHREAPLIAGLPALDNTDLYAFVSPDAPNTVTMVANWQPFEEPNGGPNFYPFAEYTAHDINIDNNGDAKPDIVYRWTFTTTYQNTNTFLYNTGPVTSLTDPDLNVRQYYKLERITKSGKQTLLSKAPVAPSFVGPASMPNYPALSNAAITSYSYGGGGKSFAGQADDPFFLDLRVFDLLYGGNLTEVGQDTLKGYNVNTIALQVPKTDLALKGNPTRNPVVGIWTTTARASFDMKTGKPHGKYQQVSRLGMPLVNEVVIPVGRKNEFNATTPDKDAKFLKYVTSPEVPKLIKAIYGIPAPAEPRKDLVEVFLTGVCKACGPVQADLNSQLLNKDAKKFTPSEQLRLNLGVAPSVSPNRLGVLGGDFAGFPNGRRLADDIVDVTLRAAEGALLPGHPAVVDTLGDAVNVNDHPFRTEFPYVALPNTVAVNQS; from the coding sequence ATGAAACTCGTGCCCACGGGCCGTCGCGGCCTCATGGCCGCGGCCGCCATCGGCGTGTCGGCGGCGTGCGTCGCAGCGCTCGCTCCGGTCCAGAGCATCGCCTCGTCGCACCGCGAGGCGCCGCTGATCGCGGGGCTGCCCGCGCTCGACAACACCGACCTGTACGCCTTCGTCAGCCCGGACGCCCCCAACACCGTCACGATGGTGGCGAACTGGCAGCCGTTCGAGGAGCCCAACGGGGGACCGAACTTCTATCCCTTCGCGGAGTACACCGCGCATGACATCAACATCGACAACAACGGCGACGCCAAGCCGGACATCGTCTACCGCTGGACGTTCACCACCACGTACCAGAACACCAATACGTTCCTCTACAACACCGGCCCGGTCACCTCCCTGACCGACCCGGACCTGAACGTCCGGCAGTACTACAAGCTGGAGCGCATCACCAAGTCGGGCAAGCAGACGCTGCTGTCCAAGGCCCCGGTCGCGCCCTCGTTCGTCGGGCCCGCCTCCATGCCCAACTACCCGGCGCTGTCCAACGCGGCCATCACCTCGTACTCGTACGGCGGCGGCGGGAAGTCCTTCGCCGGCCAGGCCGACGACCCGTTCTTCCTCGACCTGCGGGTCTTCGACCTGCTGTACGGCGGCAACCTGACCGAGGTCGGCCAGGACACCCTCAAGGGCTACAACGTCAACACGATCGCCCTGCAGGTGCCCAAGACGGACCTGGCACTCAAGGGCAACCCGACCCGCAACCCGGTCGTCGGCATCTGGACCACGACGGCGCGGGCCAGCTTCGACATGAAGACCGGCAAGCCGCACGGCAAGTACCAGCAGGTGTCGCGCCTGGGCATGCCGCTGGTCAACGAGGTCGTCATTCCGGTCGGACGCAAGAACGAGTTCAACGCCACGACCCCGGACAAGGACGCCAAGTTCCTCAAGTACGTCACCAGCCCCGAGGTCCCCAAGCTGATCAAGGCGATCTACGGCATCCCGGCCCCGGCCGAGCCGCGCAAGGACCTCGTCGAGGTGTTCCTGACCGGCGTGTGCAAGGCGTGCGGCCCGGTGCAGGCGGACCTCAACTCGCAACTGCTCAACAAGGACGCCAAGAAGTTCACCCCGAGCGAGCAGCTGCGCCTCAACCTGGGCGTGGCACCCTCGGTCAGCCCGAACCGGCTCGGCGTGCTCGGCGGCGACTTCGCCGGCTTCCCGAACGGCCGCCGGCTCGCGGACGACATCGTGGACGTCACGCTGCGGGCGGCCGAGGGCGCGCTGCTGCCGGGTCACCCGGCCGTCGTGGACACGCTGGGCGACGCGGTGAACGTGAACGACCACCCGTTCCGCACGGAGTTCCCGTACGTCGCACTGCCCAACACGGTCGCGGTCAACCAGTCCTGA
- a CDS encoding tetratricopeptide repeat protein: MRGRWTMRWVLVSLLAVAALMSAGVVLGPTRTGEPGRPADAAAPAAATHDLDAYVARTTAHLRQVPGDWQSWAQLGMAHVQLARLSYDPAHYPAAAAALRRSLRVRPTDNAAALTGLGALAAAQHDFRGALRHARGAVAADRYSADAYGVLTDAYVELGRYREATAAVQRMLDLRPDTGSFARASYLFELHGDTARATRLMRQALDVATGPGDITFALLHLGELAFNAGDLTTAAARFGEGLARTPGQPALLAGRARVAAARGDLAGALTDLRAATAALPTVDHLVTQSEVLSAAGDRAAAARTDELVRVGARLPGVTPASTDIDLVLFYADHGAAADAVAKGRALLAARPSVSVETAYAWALHAAGRDREALAHANRGLRLGTRDAKAHYYRGMIRLALHDRDGARADLRRALAINPYFSLRYGPAARQALTTLGGRA, encoded by the coding sequence ATGCGCGGACGATGGACGATGCGCTGGGTGCTGGTCAGCCTGCTGGCCGTGGCGGCCCTGATGAGCGCGGGAGTCGTACTCGGACCCACCCGCACCGGCGAACCCGGGCGGCCCGCCGACGCGGCGGCGCCGGCAGCCGCGACCCACGACCTCGACGCGTACGTCGCGCGGACCACCGCCCACCTGAGGCAGGTGCCCGGCGACTGGCAGAGCTGGGCGCAGCTGGGCATGGCCCACGTGCAGCTCGCCCGGCTGAGCTACGACCCCGCGCACTACCCGGCCGCCGCGGCCGCGCTGCGCCGTTCGCTGCGGGTCCGGCCTACGGACAACGCGGCGGCGCTGACCGGACTCGGCGCGCTGGCCGCCGCCCAGCACGACTTCCGCGGCGCGCTGCGCCACGCCCGCGGCGCCGTGGCCGCCGACCGCTACTCCGCCGACGCGTACGGCGTGCTCACCGACGCGTACGTGGAACTCGGCCGCTATCGCGAGGCCACCGCCGCCGTGCAGCGGATGCTCGACCTGCGCCCCGACACCGGCTCGTTCGCCCGGGCGTCGTACCTGTTCGAGCTGCACGGTGACACCGCCCGCGCGACCCGGCTCATGCGGCAGGCGCTGGACGTCGCGACCGGCCCCGGCGACATCACCTTCGCACTGCTGCACCTCGGGGAACTCGCCTTCAACGCCGGTGACCTCACCACCGCCGCGGCCCGCTTCGGCGAAGGGCTCGCCCGTACCCCGGGTCAACCGGCCCTGCTGGCCGGCCGCGCCAGGGTCGCCGCCGCCCGGGGCGACCTGGCGGGCGCGCTCACCGACCTGCGGGCCGCGACCGCCGCGCTGCCCACCGTGGACCATCTCGTCACCCAGTCGGAGGTGCTGAGCGCCGCCGGGGACCGGGCGGCGGCCGCCCGTACCGACGAGCTCGTGCGCGTCGGCGCCCGGCTGCCCGGAGTCACCCCGGCCAGCACCGACATCGACCTGGTGCTCTTCTACGCCGATCACGGCGCGGCGGCCGACGCGGTCGCCAAGGGGCGGGCGCTGCTGGCGGCCCGGCCCAGCGTCAGCGTGGAGACCGCGTACGCCTGGGCCCTGCACGCCGCCGGACGCGACCGCGAGGCCCTCGCCCACGCGAACCGGGGACTGCGCCTGGGCACCCGCGACGCGAAGGCCCACTACTACCGGGGCATGATCCGCCTCGCCCTGCACGACCGGGACGGTGCCCGCGCCGATCTGCGGCGGGCGCTGGCGATCAACCCGTACTTCTCGCTGCGCTACGGTCCGGCGGCGCGTCAGGCCCTGACCACCCTCGGAGGTCGCGCGTGA
- a CDS encoding sulfite exporter TauE/SafE family protein: MIRRLLCLAVLGLAGALLLPAPAQAHPLGNFTTNQYAGLRVNAAGVDVDYVLDLAELPAYQAWHEEVDADSDGTASPAERDAYAERTCAAAAGAATLTVDGQPRPLRGRPAGVSFPPGAGGLTTLRLQCVLHADARITGQATIGYRAALFADRVGWREITAVGDRYTLLASDVPADSASARLTAYPAGAPTSDVRAAALTVRPGGPAAPPAPFTAAGDPGTPARGVDRFTSWFADLIGRPQLTVGVGVLGFLIAVVLGGAHAVAPGHGKTIMAAYLVGARGRLVHALTVAVSVAATHTIGVLTLGIVLATSLQLAPDAMYEWLRLVSGVVVALVGAQMLTRARRRRATAHLPDHRHPDHDDDHSHSHDHDHDDHRHLGSGDHVHGHDGSDHAHHHDGELVVAGHTHSPDQRSWRGRVRNRPELAKNAVDPPATGTVRPLSHSHGGRTHTHYVPAPDEPLRVRTLLVMGFAGGLSPSPSAVVVLLGAAALGRAWYGVLVVLAYGIGLAATLTGIGFALARWGERLHRARAHRWNRLLLHRMPATTAVIILAVGVGMAAAATVGLLRG; encoded by the coding sequence GTGATCCGCCGGCTGCTCTGCCTCGCCGTGCTCGGCCTCGCCGGCGCGCTGCTGCTTCCCGCGCCCGCCCAGGCACACCCGCTCGGCAACTTCACCACCAATCAGTACGCCGGGCTGCGGGTGAACGCCGCCGGGGTCGATGTGGACTACGTGCTGGACCTCGCCGAGCTGCCCGCATACCAGGCGTGGCACGAGGAGGTCGACGCCGATTCCGACGGCACCGCCTCCCCCGCCGAACGCGACGCCTACGCCGAACGCACCTGCGCCGCGGCGGCCGGGGCGGCCACCCTCACCGTCGACGGTCAGCCCCGGCCGCTGCGGGGCCGCCCGGCCGGGGTGAGCTTCCCGCCCGGCGCCGGCGGCCTGACCACCCTGCGCCTGCAGTGCGTGCTGCACGCCGACGCGCGGATCACCGGGCAGGCCACGATCGGCTACCGGGCGGCACTGTTCGCCGACCGCGTGGGGTGGCGGGAGATCACGGCCGTCGGCGACCGGTACACGCTGCTCGCCTCGGACGTGCCCGCGGACAGTGCCAGCGCGCGGCTCACGGCGTATCCGGCGGGAGCGCCCACCTCCGACGTGCGGGCCGCCGCGCTGACGGTGCGGCCCGGCGGCCCGGCCGCGCCGCCCGCCCCGTTCACGGCCGCGGGTGATCCGGGTACGCCAGCTCGCGGCGTCGACCGGTTCACCTCGTGGTTCGCCGACCTGATCGGACGGCCGCAGCTGACGGTCGGAGTGGGAGTTCTGGGCTTCCTCATCGCGGTGGTCCTCGGTGGCGCCCACGCGGTCGCGCCCGGACACGGCAAGACGATCATGGCGGCCTACCTGGTCGGCGCCCGGGGGCGGCTGGTGCATGCGCTGACGGTCGCGGTGTCGGTGGCCGCCACCCACACCATCGGCGTGCTCACCCTCGGCATCGTGCTGGCGACCTCCCTCCAGCTCGCCCCCGACGCCATGTACGAGTGGCTACGCCTGGTCAGCGGCGTCGTGGTCGCCCTGGTCGGCGCCCAGATGCTGACCCGCGCCCGCCGCCGCCGGGCCACCGCCCACCTCCCCGACCACCGCCACCCCGACCACGACGACGACCACAGTCATAGCCACGACCACGACCACGACGATCACCGCCACCTCGGCAGCGGCGATCACGTACACGGTCACGACGGCAGTGATCACGCTCACCATCACGACGGTGAGCTGGTGGTGGCGGGGCACACCCACTCACCCGACCAGCGTTCTTGGAGAGGTCGGGTGAGGAACCGACCCGAACTCGCCAAGAATGCGGTGGATCCACCGGCGACCGGCACGGTACGGCCGTTGTCGCACTCCCACGGCGGGCGGACCCACACCCACTACGTGCCTGCGCCCGATGAGCCGCTGCGCGTACGGACCCTGTTGGTCATGGGTTTCGCCGGCGGCCTGTCCCCCAGCCCGTCGGCCGTGGTCGTGCTGCTGGGCGCCGCCGCCCTGGGCCGCGCGTGGTACGGGGTGCTGGTCGTGCTGGCCTACGGCATCGGGCTGGCCGCGACCCTGACCGGCATCGGGTTCGCGCTGGCCCGGTGGGGTGAGCGGCTGCATCGCGCACGGGCGCACCGCTGGAACCGGCTGCTGCTGCACCGGATGCCCGCGACCACCGCCGTGATCATCCTCGCGGTCGGCGTCGGGATGGCCGCCGCCGCGACGGTCGGCCTGCTCAGGGGCTGA
- a CDS encoding TetR/AcrR family transcriptional regulator: MTSPAGLRERKKAATRAALSHAAWSLMITAGLSSVTPEAIAAAADVSPRTFRNYFASREEAILGELLQRHLALLDKLRGRPADEALWDGLEQILPQGVTEIVGDRDSFAVLAEEIRRNPAMLAQNLVVFQDAAIQMAAIFAERTATDLDADPGPRLLAAAVCAAISTSIDLWISGAIDRTLPELIRDCLARLRAGLPMGAAEPAA, translated from the coding sequence ATGACCTCACCGGCAGGGCTGCGCGAGCGCAAGAAGGCGGCGACCCGCGCGGCGCTCAGCCACGCGGCCTGGTCGCTGATGATCACCGCCGGGCTCAGCTCCGTCACCCCCGAGGCGATCGCCGCGGCCGCCGACGTCTCACCGCGCACCTTCCGCAACTACTTCGCCAGCCGGGAGGAGGCGATCCTCGGCGAACTCCTGCAGCGGCACCTCGCGCTGCTCGACAAGCTGCGCGGGCGCCCCGCCGACGAAGCGTTGTGGGACGGCCTGGAACAGATACTGCCGCAGGGGGTCACCGAGATCGTCGGTGACCGCGACAGCTTCGCCGTGCTGGCCGAGGAGATCCGGCGCAACCCCGCCATGCTGGCGCAGAACCTCGTCGTGTTCCAGGACGCCGCGATCCAGATGGCCGCGATCTTCGCCGAACGCACCGCCACCGACCTCGACGCCGACCCGGGGCCCCGCCTGCTGGCCGCCGCCGTCTGCGCCGCCATCAGCACCTCCATCGACCTGTGGATCAGCGGTGCCATCGACCGGACACTGCCCGAGCTGATCCGTGACTGCCTGGCGCGACTGCGCGCCGGCCTGCCCATGGGCGCCGCCGAACCGGCCGCCTGA